One Lucilia cuprina isolate Lc7/37 chromosome 4, ASM2204524v1, whole genome shotgun sequence DNA segment encodes these proteins:
- the LOC111685209 gene encoding PH and SEC7 domain-containing protein isoform X4, giving the protein MSTEELKVVLRRSSEYSGFGFSLLGTTGPPHVIYDIVENSPAADCGVVEAGDVILKVNGTDVHRYTTKEVLKCLRLSEDLVTLELKRDPKLKARIKEQLANTKSPHYIDIETTNNYDYHHSRTSSPHHQQHHEAANKLHYDTTHNYTTIQQQQQQSPTSSSPAATRYKSTISATATTNLPQRQPSSTTSNHSRSSSASSAKIQLVEGLAGGGGGGGSGAGTGTSTTATSPTSRPSRIPQALKCPTQKSQQSPQHKRPRPSQIPTKASLAAAAAAATTTIATTNTTNGTSFMVGSNNLQHSFSYSGNTTRQGKSSSSSSYAAEDRDPEPNSAPPQPAKAPRFEAYMMTGDLILNLSRTPQNSNLLPVQAKKVDSLRDSPNRAAVARANGALAPKASGESSPTSSSSQESPTHSTDSAELQNKAKSRLRKQQQQAQAQKEREQEQQQQQYQRDSINNSYNNRKDSLTNDTLLLCEELEKDEENMGDEDYDEEGDVHRNLPPQQQAHHKTKHHHYMQKHKQQCYQQQTRQQQQQNKSYEYYQNEDEEPDEDYERYAAEDEENEEDQTNYDITNLETYNSGGLGAGGQADDEASDRQCLMQYGDDDDDEQHEDEEYSNSVASASAKQRLKALKKQKAALRYKQQRNSQDNVDCARHQRSSASSTSSTTVGNTGAGAGNNTSQDETSFSVPTSPISLSTPLIDKETANSVPTSPEPSNLAGGSGVVCGADSSGVVRRHNGQIVRKCDSAGFRTSKSEDHLQQIQREGMGAVIPIDIDEDVNSSLNTLLDTRQDSEDSQASDRDRIVWTYNAPLQPHQLAALQQQQQQQQQQQYSTNYGSNNSHNHSHSSSISSSPHHSAGSPASPTSVSSSVMSSSGSKGALGGMILSDPSDSDSTILVSDAAVQRQQQQQQQRHHQQQQKSSEHKVVIQVRGADNATNSHNSHNNNGSSMRSLGSDYKNSEDELATLAEDAAGPMYQQTTSPNSNSGTLGDGRESSPPVSDDGSDVESLHSYHYSPKAVDMPSAIRLAKRLYTLDGFKKSDVSRHLSKNNDFNRAVADEYLKYFSFETKSLDQSLREFLQQFSLSGETQERERVLVHFSKRYLDCNPGTFNSQDAVHTLTCAIMLLNTDLHGQNIGRKMTCNEFIENLAELNDGENFPKDVLKSLYQAIKSQPLEWALDEDPVDLQKLQGDNKSLQQNTGQLGQNPFLDIPEAANAVEYKKGYVMRKCCYDVNYKKTPFGKRSWKMFYCTLRDLVLYLHKDEHGFRKSQMSDNLHNAIRIHHALATKATDYTKKQHVFRLQTADQAEYLFQTSDSKELQSWVETINFVCAAYSAPPLEGGVGSQKRFQRPLLPSSHTKLLLVSVGKRISINIKSL; this is encoded by the exons GTGGAAGCTGGCGATgtgattttaaaagttaatggaACCGATGTACATCGATACACAACGAAAGAGGTATTAAAATGTTTGCGTTTATCGGAGGATTTAGTAACATTGGAACTGAAAAGAG ATCCAAAATTAAAAGCACGCATTAAAGAACAATTAGCAAATACAAAAAGCCCCCATTATATAGATAtagaaacaacaaataattacGATTATCATCATTCAAGAACATCATCACCTCATCACCAACAACATCACGAAGCTGCCAATAAATTACATTACGATACGACGCACAATTATACGAcgatacaacagcaacaacaacaatcaccaACTTCTAGTTCACCCGCCGCCACACGTTATAAATCAACAATATCtgctacagcaacaacaaacttGCCACAACGTCAACCCAGTAGCACGACTAGTAATCATAGTCGTAGTTCATCAGCCTCCTCAGCTAAAATACAATTGGTAGAGGGTTTGGCGGGTGGTGGGGGAGGAGGAGGTAGTGGAGCCGGTACTGGAACATCAACAACAGCCACCTCTCCCACAAGTCGTCCCTCACGCATACCTCAGGCTTTAAAATGTCCCACACAAAAATCTCAACAATCACCGCAACATAAACGACCAAGACCCTCACAAATACCCACAAAAGCATCACTAGCAGCAGCGGCTGCAGCTGCCACTACAACAATAGCAACTACCAACACCACTAATGGAACTAGTTTTATGGTGGGATCCAATAACTTACAACATTCATTCTCGTACAGCGGTAATACAACGAGACAGGGCAAATCATCTTCTTCCTCTTCATATGCCGCGGAGGACAGAGATCCGGAGCCCAACTCAGCACCACCACAACCAGCAAAAGCACCACGTTTCGAGGCTTATATGATGACGGGTGATTTGATTTTAAATCTATCGCGAACACCACAAAATAGCAATCTTTTACCAGTGCAAGCTAAAAAAGTCGATTCACTACGTGACTCACCCAACAGAGCGGCAGTAGCAAGGGCTAATGGTGCCTTAGCGCCTAAAGCTTCGGGAGAATCCTCACCCACTTCCTCCTCATCGCAAGAATCACCCACACACAGTACCGACTCGGCGGAATTACAAAATAAGGCTAAATCACGTTTAcgtaaacagcaacaacaagcgCAGGCGCAAAAGGAACGAGAACaggaacaacaacagcaacaatatcaACGTGATAGTATTAATAATAGCTACAACAATCGCAAAGATTCTCTTACCAATGACACGCTTCTACTGTGTGAAGAACTAGAAAAGGATGAAGAGAATATGGGTGACGAAGACTACGATGAGGAGGGGGATGTACACCGCAATCTTCCTCCTCAGCAACAAGCACATCATAAGACTAAACATCACCATTATATGCAAAAGCACAAGCAACAATGTTATCAACAACAAACAcgccaacagcaacaacaaaacaaatcctATGAATACTATCAAAATGAAGACGAGGAGCCCGATGAAGACTATGAACGCTACGCAGCAGAGGATGAGGAAAACGAAGAGGATCAAACTAATTATGATATTACTAATTTGGAAACTTATAACAGTGGTGGTTTGGGCGCTGGTGGCCAGGCCGACGATGAGGCTAGCGATCGTCAGTGTTTAATGCAATATGgcgatgatgacgatgatgaacAGCACGAGGATGAGGAATATTCTAATTCAGTGGCTTCAGCCTCGGCCAAACAacgtttaaaagctttaaagaaacaaaaggcTGCCTTAAGATACAAACAGCAGCGCAACTCACAAGACAATGTCGACTGTGCGCGTCATCAACGTTCATCCGCTTCTTCAACCTCATCCACAACCGTGGGTAATACCGGTGCCGGGGCAGGCAACAATACATCACAAGATGAGACCTCATTTTCTGTGCCCACTTCACCCATTTCGCTTTCGACACCTCTAATCGATAAGGAGACAGCCAATTCGGTACCCACCAGTCCGGAACCTTCGAATTTGGCGGGAGGCAGTGGTGTGGTATGTGGAGCTGATAGTTCGGGTGTGGTACGTCGTCATAACGGTCAGATAGTGCGCAAATGTGATTCGGCCGGTTTTCGCACCAGCAAATCGGAAGATCATTTACAGCAGATACAACGTGAAGGTATGGGTGCTGTTATACCAATTGATATTGATGAGGATGTAAATAGTTCTTTGAATACACTATTAGATACCAGACAAGATTCGGAAGATTCTCAG GCTTCGGATCGTGATCGTATTGTATGGACTTATAATGCTCCCCTACAACCACATCAATTGGCAGCtttacagcaacaacagcagcagcaacagcaacaacagtatTCAACAAATTATGGTTCAAATAATTCACATAATCATTCACACTCCAGTTCGATAAGTTCATCACCTCATCATTCAGCCGGTAGTCCTGCCTCTCCCACATCAGTATCAAGTTCAGTCATGTCATCGTCGGGTTCGAAGGGAGCCTTAG GCGGTATGATACTTAGCGATCCCAGCGATTCGGATTCAACAATACTGGTTTCTGATGCTGCTGTGCAgcgtcaacaacaacaacagcaacaaagacatcatcaacagcaacaaaagtCATCCGAACACAAAGTTGTTATACAAGTGCGTGGTGCCGATAACGCGACAAATTCCCACAATTCTCATAATAATAATGGTTCCTCAATGAGATCTCTGGGTTCTGATTATAAAAATTCCGAAGATGAACTTGCCACACTCGCCGAAGATGCTGCTGGTCCTATGTATCAACAAACGACATCACCAAATAGTAATTCTGGAACACTGGGCGATGGTCGTGAATCATCACCTCCCGTTTCCGATGATGGCAGCGATGTTGAGTCACTGCATTCGTATCATTATTCTCCTAAGGCTGTGGATATGCCATCGGCAATACGTTTGGCAAAAAGACTGTATACTCTGGACGGTTTCAAGAAAAGCGATGTTTCACGTCATTTGAGTAAAAA CAATGACTTCAATCGTGCCGTGGctgatgaatatttaaaatatttcagttttgaAACCAAATCCTTAGATCAATCATTAAGAGAATTTCTACAACAATTCTCGTTATCGGGTGAAACTCAGGAACGAGAACGTGTTCTAGTACATTTTTCCAAGCGTTATTTAGACTGTAACCCGGGAACATTTAATTCTCAGG ATGCTGTTCATACCTTGACCTGTGCTATTATGTTGTTAAACACCGATTTACATGGTCAGAATATTGGACGCAAAATGACCTGTAATGAGTTCATTGAAAATTTGGCTGAACTTAATGATGGCGAAAACTTTCCCAAAGATGTACTCAAGAGTTTATATCAAGCCATCAAATCTCAACCTTTGGAATGGGCACT TGATGAGGATCCTGTTGATTTGCAAAAACTTCAAGGTGATAATAAAAGTCTTCAGCAGAACACTGGTCAATTGGGTCAGAACCCATTTTTGGATATACCTGAAGCGGCCAATGCTGTGGAATATAAAAAAGGCTATGTTATGCGCAAATGTTGTTATGATGTTAATTATAAGAAAA CTCCTTTTGGCAAACGATcttggaaaatgttttattgtacTCTTAgagatttagttttatatttacataaggATGAGCATGGTTTTCGTAAAAGTCAA ATGTCCGACAATCTACACAATGCCATACGAATACATCATGCCTTGGCCACAAAGGCTACTGATTACACcaaaaaacaacatgtatttcGTTTACAAACCGCCGATCAGGCTGAATATTTATTCCAAACTAGTGATTCGAAAGAATTACAGTCGTGGGTAGAAACTATTAATTTTGTATGTGCCGCCTACTCAGCGCCTCCTTTGGAAGGAGGAGTGGGTAGTCAAAAAAGATTCCAAAGACCTCTACTACCCAGTTCGCATACCAAATTGTTATTGGTAAGTGTTGGGAAACGtatatcaataaatataaaaagtctttaa
- the LOC111685209 gene encoding PH and SEC7 domain-containing protein isoform X3, whose amino-acid sequence MSTEELKVVLRRSSEYSGFGFSLLGTTGPPHVIYDIVENSPAADCGVVEAGDVILKVNGTDVHRYTTKEVLKCLRLSEDLVTLELKRDPKLKARIKEQLANTKSPHYIDIETTNNYDYHHSRTSSPHHQQHHEAANKLHYDTTHNYTTIQQQQQQSPTSSSPAATRYKSTISATATTNLPQRQPSSTTSNHSRSSSASSAKIQLVEGLAGGGGGGGSGAGTGTSTTATSPTSRPSRIPQALKCPTQKSQQSPQHKRPRPSQIPTKASLAAAAAAATTTIATTNTTNGTSFMVGSNNLQHSFSYSGNTTRQGKSSSSSSYAAEDRDPEPNSAPPQPAKAPRFEAYMMTGDLILNLSRTPQNSNLLPVQAKKVDSLRDSPNRAAVARANGALAPKASGESSPTSSSSQESPTHSTDSAELQNKAKSRLRKQQQQAQAQKEREQEQQQQQYQRDSINNSYNNRKDSLTNDTLLLCEELEKDEENMGDEDYDEEGDVHRNLPPQQQAHHKTKHHHYMQKHKQQCYQQQTRQQQQQNKSYEYYQNEDEEPDEDYERYAAEDEENEEDQTNYDITNLETYNSGGLGAGGQADDEASDRQCLMQYGDDDDDEQHEDEEYSNSVASASAKQRLKALKKQKAALRYKQQRNSQDNVDCARHQRSSASSTSSTTVGNTGAGAGNNTSQDETSFSVPTSPISLSTPLIDKETANSVPTSPEPSNLAGGSGVVCGADSSGVVRRHNGQIVRKCDSAGFRTSKSEDHLQQIQREGMGAVIPIDIDEDVNSSLNTLLDTRQDSEDSQASDRDRIVWTYNAPLQPHQLAALQQQQQQQQQQQYSTNYGSNNSHNHSHSSSISSSPHHSAGSPASPTSVSSSVMSSSGSKGALGIGGGMILSDPSDSDSTILVSDAAVQRQQQQQQQRHHQQQQKSSEHKVVIQVRGADNATNSHNSHNNNGSSMRSLGSDYKNSEDELATLAEDAAGPMYQQTTSPNSNSGTLGDGRESSPPVSDDGSDVESLHSYHYSPKAVDMPSAIRLAKRLYTLDGFKKSDVSRHLSKNNDFNRAVADEYLKYFSFETKSLDQSLREFLQQFSLSGETQERERVLVHFSKRYLDCNPGTFNSQDAVHTLTCAIMLLNTDLHGQNIGRKMTCNEFIENLAELNDGENFPKDVLKSLYQAIKSQPLEWALDEDPVDLQKLQGDNKSLQQNTGQLGQNPFLDIPEAANAVEYKKGYVMRKCCYDVNYKKTPFGKRSWKMFYCTLRDLVLYLHKDEHGFRKSQMSDNLHNAIRIHHALATKATDYTKKQHVFRLQTADQAEYLFQTSDSKELQSWVETINFVCAAYSAPPLEGGVGSQKRFQRPLLPSSHTKLLLVSVGKRISINIKSL is encoded by the exons GTGGAAGCTGGCGATgtgattttaaaagttaatggaACCGATGTACATCGATACACAACGAAAGAGGTATTAAAATGTTTGCGTTTATCGGAGGATTTAGTAACATTGGAACTGAAAAGAG ATCCAAAATTAAAAGCACGCATTAAAGAACAATTAGCAAATACAAAAAGCCCCCATTATATAGATAtagaaacaacaaataattacGATTATCATCATTCAAGAACATCATCACCTCATCACCAACAACATCACGAAGCTGCCAATAAATTACATTACGATACGACGCACAATTATACGAcgatacaacagcaacaacaacaatcaccaACTTCTAGTTCACCCGCCGCCACACGTTATAAATCAACAATATCtgctacagcaacaacaaacttGCCACAACGTCAACCCAGTAGCACGACTAGTAATCATAGTCGTAGTTCATCAGCCTCCTCAGCTAAAATACAATTGGTAGAGGGTTTGGCGGGTGGTGGGGGAGGAGGAGGTAGTGGAGCCGGTACTGGAACATCAACAACAGCCACCTCTCCCACAAGTCGTCCCTCACGCATACCTCAGGCTTTAAAATGTCCCACACAAAAATCTCAACAATCACCGCAACATAAACGACCAAGACCCTCACAAATACCCACAAAAGCATCACTAGCAGCAGCGGCTGCAGCTGCCACTACAACAATAGCAACTACCAACACCACTAATGGAACTAGTTTTATGGTGGGATCCAATAACTTACAACATTCATTCTCGTACAGCGGTAATACAACGAGACAGGGCAAATCATCTTCTTCCTCTTCATATGCCGCGGAGGACAGAGATCCGGAGCCCAACTCAGCACCACCACAACCAGCAAAAGCACCACGTTTCGAGGCTTATATGATGACGGGTGATTTGATTTTAAATCTATCGCGAACACCACAAAATAGCAATCTTTTACCAGTGCAAGCTAAAAAAGTCGATTCACTACGTGACTCACCCAACAGAGCGGCAGTAGCAAGGGCTAATGGTGCCTTAGCGCCTAAAGCTTCGGGAGAATCCTCACCCACTTCCTCCTCATCGCAAGAATCACCCACACACAGTACCGACTCGGCGGAATTACAAAATAAGGCTAAATCACGTTTAcgtaaacagcaacaacaagcgCAGGCGCAAAAGGAACGAGAACaggaacaacaacagcaacaatatcaACGTGATAGTATTAATAATAGCTACAACAATCGCAAAGATTCTCTTACCAATGACACGCTTCTACTGTGTGAAGAACTAGAAAAGGATGAAGAGAATATGGGTGACGAAGACTACGATGAGGAGGGGGATGTACACCGCAATCTTCCTCCTCAGCAACAAGCACATCATAAGACTAAACATCACCATTATATGCAAAAGCACAAGCAACAATGTTATCAACAACAAACAcgccaacagcaacaacaaaacaaatcctATGAATACTATCAAAATGAAGACGAGGAGCCCGATGAAGACTATGAACGCTACGCAGCAGAGGATGAGGAAAACGAAGAGGATCAAACTAATTATGATATTACTAATTTGGAAACTTATAACAGTGGTGGTTTGGGCGCTGGTGGCCAGGCCGACGATGAGGCTAGCGATCGTCAGTGTTTAATGCAATATGgcgatgatgacgatgatgaacAGCACGAGGATGAGGAATATTCTAATTCAGTGGCTTCAGCCTCGGCCAAACAacgtttaaaagctttaaagaaacaaaaggcTGCCTTAAGATACAAACAGCAGCGCAACTCACAAGACAATGTCGACTGTGCGCGTCATCAACGTTCATCCGCTTCTTCAACCTCATCCACAACCGTGGGTAATACCGGTGCCGGGGCAGGCAACAATACATCACAAGATGAGACCTCATTTTCTGTGCCCACTTCACCCATTTCGCTTTCGACACCTCTAATCGATAAGGAGACAGCCAATTCGGTACCCACCAGTCCGGAACCTTCGAATTTGGCGGGAGGCAGTGGTGTGGTATGTGGAGCTGATAGTTCGGGTGTGGTACGTCGTCATAACGGTCAGATAGTGCGCAAATGTGATTCGGCCGGTTTTCGCACCAGCAAATCGGAAGATCATTTACAGCAGATACAACGTGAAGGTATGGGTGCTGTTATACCAATTGATATTGATGAGGATGTAAATAGTTCTTTGAATACACTATTAGATACCAGACAAGATTCGGAAGATTCTCAG GCTTCGGATCGTGATCGTATTGTATGGACTTATAATGCTCCCCTACAACCACATCAATTGGCAGCtttacagcaacaacagcagcagcaacagcaacaacagtatTCAACAAATTATGGTTCAAATAATTCACATAATCATTCACACTCCAGTTCGATAAGTTCATCACCTCATCATTCAGCCGGTAGTCCTGCCTCTCCCACATCAGTATCAAGTTCAGTCATGTCATCGTCGGGTTCGAAGGGAGCCTTAGGTATTGGTG GCGGTATGATACTTAGCGATCCCAGCGATTCGGATTCAACAATACTGGTTTCTGATGCTGCTGTGCAgcgtcaacaacaacaacagcaacaaagacatcatcaacagcaacaaaagtCATCCGAACACAAAGTTGTTATACAAGTGCGTGGTGCCGATAACGCGACAAATTCCCACAATTCTCATAATAATAATGGTTCCTCAATGAGATCTCTGGGTTCTGATTATAAAAATTCCGAAGATGAACTTGCCACACTCGCCGAAGATGCTGCTGGTCCTATGTATCAACAAACGACATCACCAAATAGTAATTCTGGAACACTGGGCGATGGTCGTGAATCATCACCTCCCGTTTCCGATGATGGCAGCGATGTTGAGTCACTGCATTCGTATCATTATTCTCCTAAGGCTGTGGATATGCCATCGGCAATACGTTTGGCAAAAAGACTGTATACTCTGGACGGTTTCAAGAAAAGCGATGTTTCACGTCATTTGAGTAAAAA CAATGACTTCAATCGTGCCGTGGctgatgaatatttaaaatatttcagttttgaAACCAAATCCTTAGATCAATCATTAAGAGAATTTCTACAACAATTCTCGTTATCGGGTGAAACTCAGGAACGAGAACGTGTTCTAGTACATTTTTCCAAGCGTTATTTAGACTGTAACCCGGGAACATTTAATTCTCAGG ATGCTGTTCATACCTTGACCTGTGCTATTATGTTGTTAAACACCGATTTACATGGTCAGAATATTGGACGCAAAATGACCTGTAATGAGTTCATTGAAAATTTGGCTGAACTTAATGATGGCGAAAACTTTCCCAAAGATGTACTCAAGAGTTTATATCAAGCCATCAAATCTCAACCTTTGGAATGGGCACT TGATGAGGATCCTGTTGATTTGCAAAAACTTCAAGGTGATAATAAAAGTCTTCAGCAGAACACTGGTCAATTGGGTCAGAACCCATTTTTGGATATACCTGAAGCGGCCAATGCTGTGGAATATAAAAAAGGCTATGTTATGCGCAAATGTTGTTATGATGTTAATTATAAGAAAA CTCCTTTTGGCAAACGATcttggaaaatgttttattgtacTCTTAgagatttagttttatatttacataaggATGAGCATGGTTTTCGTAAAAGTCAA ATGTCCGACAATCTACACAATGCCATACGAATACATCATGCCTTGGCCACAAAGGCTACTGATTACACcaaaaaacaacatgtatttcGTTTACAAACCGCCGATCAGGCTGAATATTTATTCCAAACTAGTGATTCGAAAGAATTACAGTCGTGGGTAGAAACTATTAATTTTGTATGTGCCGCCTACTCAGCGCCTCCTTTGGAAGGAGGAGTGGGTAGTCAAAAAAGATTCCAAAGACCTCTACTACCCAGTTCGCATACCAAATTGTTATTGGTAAGTGTTGGGAAACGtatatcaataaatataaaaagtctttaa